The following are from one region of the Amedibacterium intestinale genome:
- a CDS encoding type I phosphomannose isomerase catalytic subunit yields the protein MYPLKLKPIYDKTIWANDNLTKLRGIKETGFGTIWEVSAHPYSKNEILNGEYAGKTLWDLLEDNPKAILGEIPRSKMVRLAFLDAKDDLSIQVHPFDEYAHKHENDEGKTESWYILKAEEGATLVAGTTIADADVLKKAVEDNTVEKYVRKIPVQEGDFVCIDAGMLHALGKGIVALEIGQNSNVTYRFYDYDRRDANGNPRELHIKKSFDVADFTLECKKISNPFENVNMNVEKQLVDRDEFSVKLIDICEEYVLPQDGKRFFTISNMKQDAKIEWDGQEVDFAYTESIFIPADCSKVTVKGKTRILLSFVK from the coding sequence ATGTATCCATTAAAACTGAAACCGATTTATGATAAAACAATTTGGGCAAATGATAATTTAACGAAACTTCGTGGTATTAAGGAAACAGGCTTTGGAACGATTTGGGAGGTAAGTGCTCATCCATATTCTAAAAATGAAATTTTGAATGGAGAATATGCAGGGAAGACACTTTGGGATTTACTGGAAGATAATCCCAAAGCTATTTTAGGAGAAATTCCTCGTTCGAAAATGGTTCGTTTAGCATTTCTTGATGCAAAAGATGATTTATCAATACAAGTACATCCATTTGATGAATATGCACATAAGCATGAAAATGATGAAGGTAAAACGGAGTCATGGTATATTTTGAAAGCAGAAGAGGGAGCAACTTTAGTTGCTGGAACTACCATTGCAGATGCTGATGTATTAAAAAAAGCAGTTGAAGATAATACAGTAGAAAAATATGTTCGTAAAATTCCTGTACAAGAAGGGGATTTTGTTTGTATTGATGCAGGTATGCTTCATGCACTGGGGAAAGGAATCGTTGCTTTAGAAATTGGTCAAAATTCAAATGTCACTTATCGTTTTTACGATTATGATCGAAGAGATGCAAACGGAAATCCAAGAGAATTGCATATAAAGAAAAGTTTTGATGTTGCTGATTTCACATTGGAGTGTAAAAAGATTTCAAATCCGTTCGAAAATGTAAATATGAATGTGGAAAAGCAGCTTGTAGATCGTGATGAGTTTAGTGTAAAGCTAATTGATATTTGTGAAGAATATGTTCTTCCTCAAGATGGAAAACGGTTCTTTACGATTAGTAATATGAAACAGGATGCTAAGATTGAATGGGATGGACAGGAAGTTGATTTTGCTTATACTGAAAGCATATTTATTCCTGCAGACTGTTCAAAAGTAACTGTAAAAGGAAAAACTAGAATTCTGTTGAGTTTTGTAAAATAA
- a CDS encoding PaaI family thioesterase, producing the protein MEKTLFEERVSYFIQQRQNRKDTINAMLQMQLVSINSEEKKLVIKFTVSTWELNPYQTLHGGIISAMADVAMGCVCYASSNAAATPTLQMSVSFIKAIKEGDEVLVEAICDHAGSRIAQARAFVSLIKDSSCYVNAHGSYAINLKQNKE; encoded by the coding sequence ATGGAAAAAACACTGTTTGAAGAAAGGGTCTCTTATTTTATTCAGCAAAGACAAAATAGGAAAGATACGATAAATGCAATGTTGCAGATGCAGCTTGTATCTATAAATTCTGAAGAAAAAAAGCTCGTAATCAAATTTACAGTTTCTACATGGGAATTAAATCCATATCAAACACTTCATGGCGGAATTATAAGTGCTATGGCAGATGTTGCGATGGGATGTGTTTGCTATGCATCCAGTAATGCTGCAGCAACACCTACTTTACAAATGTCCGTAAGTTTTATAAAAGCAATAAAAGAAGGGGATGAGGTATTGGTAGAGGCAATATGTGATCATGCAGGTTCTCGCATTGCGCAGGCAAGAGCGTTTGTTTCTCTAATAAAAGATTCTTCTTGCTATGTAAATGCCCATGGCTCTTATGCGATAAATTTAAAACAAAATAAAGAATAG
- a CDS encoding PTS sugar transporter subunit IIA, translating to MKYVVMVSHGEFAPGLHSAVKMMTGNREDVLSTSLKEDMDADQFAANFSELVANITADDQIILLADILSGSPFTNAVNVLSEKGLIGNTIVIAGMNMPLAVTAVLMKDNFDDMELLKQTILSEGHAGLCDFNVNGGSDDDDEDL from the coding sequence ATGAAATATGTAGTTATGGTAAGTCATGGCGAATTTGCTCCAGGATTACATTCCGCAGTAAAAATGATGACTGGTAACAGAGAAGATGTGCTGAGTACAAGTCTAAAGGAAGATATGGATGCAGATCAGTTTGCTGCAAACTTTTCAGAATTAGTTGCAAATATCACTGCGGATGATCAAATCATTTTATTGGCAGATATTTTAAGTGGATCTCCATTCACAAATGCAGTTAATGTATTAAGTGAAAAAGGACTAATTGGGAACACAATTGTTATTGCCGGAATGAATATGCCACTGGCTGTTACAGCTGTTTTAATGAAAGATAATTTTGATGATATGGAATTATTGAAACAGACAATTTTAAGTGAAGGTCATGCAGGACTATGTGATTTTAATGTAAATGGCGGTTCTGATGATGACGATGAAGATTTATAA
- a CDS encoding PTS system mannose/fructose/N-acetylgalactosamine-transporter subunit IIB has product MISFIRVDDRIIHGQIVTRWSKEFPCDGIIAVNDKAATTPVLAQSFKASTDKKVFIWTMEHFLEKKEQVLKSEKRYFLITKNPIDMKKILVDEGFVPSDVKRVVIGPCNDRPGATKLGQNQSITQEEADACEAMTNAGYDVYFALLKETAIGSWPKFRSKFGY; this is encoded by the coding sequence ATGATTAGTTTTATTCGAGTAGATGATCGTATTATTCACGGTCAGATTGTTACACGTTGGTCTAAGGAATTCCCATGTGATGGAATTATCGCTGTTAATGATAAAGCAGCTACTACACCTGTATTGGCACAGTCTTTCAAGGCTTCTACAGATAAAAAAGTGTTTATTTGGACAATGGAACACTTCCTTGAAAAGAAAGAACAGGTATTGAAAAGTGAAAAACGTTATTTCTTGATTACAAAAAATCCAATTGATATGAAGAAAATTTTAGTAGATGAAGGATTTGTACCTAGTGATGTTAAACGTGTTGTTATTGGACCTTGCAACGATCGTCCAGGGGCAACAAAATTAGGACAAAATCAATCAATTACACAGGAAGAAGCAGATGCTTGCGAAGCTATGACAAATGCAGGTTATGATGTTTATTTCGCATTATTAAAAGAAACTGCAATTGGTTCATGGCCAAAATTCAGATCTAAATTTGGTTACTAA
- a CDS encoding PTS system mannose/fructose/sorbose family transporter subunit IID, with the protein MKKLSKKALNGSFWRWYYGNLTGFSHEHMQTFGYMWAMLPIIEELYDTKEEQCKAMETYYPFFNTEPQIGTIIVGITAGLEEARANGADDIDDEMINGIRAGLMGPLAGIGDSLIVGTLIPILLGIAIGLAEGGSVVGPIFYIVVWNAIITWFQKWIYNKGYELGGSAVEVIVGEQATALRESVIVMGQVVVGAMAASWIGLQTKIKIADDSEGNPVTLQSKLDGALPKVLPLCFVLLCWWLMAKKGISAIKILLLMIIVGIAGTLIGFFGTPPAPKA; encoded by the coding sequence ATGAAAAAGTTAAGTAAAAAAGCTCTGAATGGTTCCTTCTGGCGTTGGTATTATGGAAACTTGACTGGTTTCTCTCACGAACACATGCAGACATTTGGTTACATGTGGGCAATGCTTCCAATTATTGAGGAACTATATGATACAAAAGAAGAACAGTGTAAAGCAATGGAAACTTATTATCCATTCTTTAATACAGAACCACAGATTGGTACTATTATCGTAGGTATCACAGCTGGTTTGGAAGAGGCACGTGCAAATGGTGCTGATGATATTGATGATGAAATGATCAATGGTATTCGTGCCGGTCTTATGGGACCTTTGGCAGGTATTGGAGATTCTTTGATCGTTGGTACTTTAATTCCTATTTTGTTAGGTATCGCAATTGGTCTTGCTGAAGGTGGATCTGTTGTTGGTCCTATCTTCTATATCGTTGTATGGAATGCGATTATTACTTGGTTCCAGAAATGGATTTATAATAAAGGTTATGAATTAGGTGGATCTGCGGTAGAAGTTATCGTAGGGGAACAGGCTACAGCACTTCGTGAATCTGTTATCGTTATGGGGCAGGTTGTAGTTGGTGCTATGGCTGCTAGCTGGATTGGGTTACAGACAAAAATTAAGATTGCGGATGACTCTGAAGGAAATCCAGTTACATTACAGTCTAAATTAGATGGTGCTTTACCTAAAGTATTGCCATTATGCTTTGTGCTTCTATGCTGGTGGCTAATGGCTAAAAAAGGTATTTCTGCAATTAAAATCTTATTATTGATGATCATTGTAGGTATTGCAGGTACATTGATTGGATTCTTTGGTACTCCTCCAGCACCAAAAGCATAA
- a CDS encoding PTS sugar transporter subunit IIC → MTWLQAILIGIMSCTAASTIACLGTSVGNYTLNRPLVASMIVGLILNDVSGCIQIGIPMQLIYIALVTPGGTVAADLRAVSYIGIPLAYVAVKGAGFDFGGEEAKGIASALATATGTIGISQFYGTAMMNLIWQHIGWAKLDKGDLHVVGKVDALYPLISHFLISFIPVTLLNYYGSTVVSEMATKLSQDSIFVQCMIQVGNLLPCVGIAILLKSVVTKATDLIMFLLGFVLAGSMGLTLIAAALVGVAFGFINYQITMLRNSRVAVSAMDDDEEDI, encoded by the coding sequence ATGACTTGGTTGCAGGCTATCCTTATTGGGATTATGAGTTGTACAGCCGCATCAACAATTGCATGTTTAGGTACCTCTGTAGGTAACTATACATTAAACCGTCCATTGGTCGCTTCTATGATCGTAGGATTAATTTTGAACGACGTATCTGGATGTATTCAAATTGGTATTCCAATGCAGTTAATTTATATCGCATTGGTTACTCCGGGGGGAACTGTTGCAGCAGATTTGCGTGCCGTTTCTTATATTGGTATTCCACTGGCTTATGTTGCTGTTAAAGGTGCTGGATTTGACTTTGGTGGAGAAGAAGCAAAAGGTATCGCTTCAGCATTAGCAACAGCTACTGGTACTATTGGTATTTCTCAGTTCTATGGTACTGCTATGATGAACTTAATTTGGCAGCACATTGGATGGGCAAAACTGGATAAGGGAGATTTACACGTTGTTGGTAAAGTAGATGCTTTATATCCATTAATCAGCCACTTCTTAATTTCCTTTATTCCTGTTACTTTATTGAACTACTATGGTTCAACAGTTGTATCTGAAATGGCTACAAAATTAAGTCAGGATTCTATCTTTGTACAGTGTATGATTCAGGTTGGTAACTTGTTGCCATGTGTTGGTATTGCTATCTTGTTAAAATCAGTTGTTACAAAGGCTACAGACCTTATCATGTTCTTGTTAGGTTTCGTATTGGCAGGTTCTATGGGTCTTACATTAATCGCAGCTGCTTTAGTTGGTGTTGCATTTGGTTTCATCAATTACCAGATTACAATGCTAAGAAACAGTCGTGTTGCAGTTTCTGCTATGGATGACGACGAGGAGGACATTTAA
- a CDS encoding CpXC domain-containing protein → MKSIYVALTCRNCGYQTHKQSETLILSDFEPYLKKQLIDETYFSAICPCCKNKIDFLHPCLFVEKKYRYILFIKAKHDQKDTDHLLYQEKAYCKRYVDNTTKIKETMKILEDGYDDRAIAIMKLKLLLHLRKQEKHPVCITYFDSEKEQSSIWFKVKTEEGEEMMAVHMQIYDNILNILPKDDHEHYQNIDLEWAIQFQKKNLKQK, encoded by the coding sequence ATGAAATCTATCTATGTAGCGTTAACATGTAGAAATTGTGGGTATCAGACACATAAACAAAGTGAAACACTGATTTTATCTGATTTTGAACCATACTTGAAAAAACAGCTGATAGATGAAACTTATTTTTCAGCCATTTGCCCCTGTTGTAAGAATAAAATAGATTTTCTGCACCCTTGTTTGTTTGTGGAGAAAAAGTATCGATATATTTTATTTATAAAAGCAAAACATGATCAAAAAGATACAGATCATCTTTTATATCAAGAAAAGGCATATTGCAAGCGATATGTTGATAATACAACAAAAATAAAAGAAACTATGAAAATTTTAGAAGATGGTTATGATGATCGTGCTATTGCGATAATGAAATTAAAGCTGCTTTTACACCTAAGGAAACAGGAGAAACATCCTGTTTGTATAACCTATTTTGATAGTGAAAAGGAACAATCATCGATATGGTTTAAGGTAAAAACAGAAGAAGGGGAAGAAATGATGGCTGTACATATGCAAATTTATGATAATATTTTAAATATTCTTCCAAAGGATGATCATGAGCATTATCAAAACATAGATTTAGAGTGGGCGATACAATTTCAAAAAAAGAACTTGAAACAGAAATGA
- a CDS encoding beta-1,6-N-acetylglucosaminyltransferase, which translates to MTIAYLIHSERPYDELQELITQLTKQGDHVFIMINDNELRDQIAFTFMEYSKVHISQKQMYAQEGDLSLARGTLMQMKEALQLKNQEFDYFINLTDGMVPLKSRMEILAYLKQYPDKDFFYVDRSEKDDPDLRKKTEKYYPYTNIITFPTNKFVRAMTRGMASILYAFHSKRNLEDEILIGSPWFILTRKSAEILIENFSYCSNTYKLSWYAEELYIPMMLHKFAPERYQEHINDNLRAVGDGKWIESHVVLPCTTKAIETCPNALFGGRISAETEAGLYSSYFDIYNANLG; encoded by the coding sequence ATGACAATTGCATATCTAATACATTCTGAACGTCCTTATGATGAATTACAGGAATTGATTACGCAGCTAACAAAACAAGGAGATCATGTATTCATCATGATTAACGATAATGAGCTGCGTGATCAGATTGCATTTACCTTTATGGAATATTCGAAAGTGCATATCTCACAAAAACAAATGTATGCACAAGAAGGAGATCTTTCTTTAGCGCGAGGTACTTTAATGCAAATGAAAGAAGCATTGCAGCTGAAAAATCAGGAATTTGATTATTTTATTAATCTTACAGATGGCATGGTTCCATTAAAATCTAGAATGGAAATACTGGCGTATCTAAAACAATACCCTGACAAAGACTTCTTCTATGTTGACAGAAGTGAAAAAGATGATCCTGATTTACGTAAAAAAACAGAAAAATATTATCCTTACACAAATATTATTACATTTCCAACAAACAAATTTGTTCGTGCAATGACAAGAGGGATGGCTTCTATTTTATATGCTTTCCATTCTAAACGTAACTTAGAAGATGAAATTTTAATTGGGAGTCCCTGGTTTATTTTAACAAGAAAAAGTGCAGAGATTTTAATAGAAAATTTTAGTTACTGTTCCAATACCTATAAGCTTTCCTGGTATGCAGAAGAGTTATATATTCCTATGATGCTTCATAAATTTGCACCTGAGCGTTATCAGGAACACATTAACGATAATTTAAGAGCCGTTGGAGATGGAAAATGGATAGAAAGCCATGTTGTATTGCCTTGTACTACAAAAGCTATTGAAACATGTCCAAATGCTTTATTTGGAGGTCGTATTTCTGCAGAAACAGAAGCTGGTTTATATAGCAGTTATTTCGATATTTATAATGCAAATTTAGGATAA
- a CDS encoding prepilin peptidase gives MFSFYLLFCCSATLLLNYYIRKWTHKNLIIWSLISGVILSYVSCYYNEEEYLKFISFIWYMVLINISLIDVYTLRIPNSLTGILFVCALANGIFNNSVNVLSHILGMVSISLFLFTLCKVKADSFGFGDIKLCAAAGLYLGLSNMICAFIIAVIAAGIAALCILIKKKKLKNVKMPFGPFLCFGFMLASLYGECIVNWYFSLY, from the coding sequence ATGTTTTCTTTCTATCTTTTGTTTTGCTGTTCTGCAACTCTTCTTTTGAATTATTATATAAGAAAGTGGACACATAAAAATTTAATTATATGGTCTTTGATTTCGGGAGTTATATTGAGTTATGTCTCTTGTTATTACAATGAAGAAGAGTATCTGAAATTCATTTCTTTTATATGGTATATGGTTTTGATAAACATTTCTTTAATAGATGTGTATACGTTGAGAATTCCTAATAGTTTGACTGGTATACTATTTGTCTGTGCATTGGCAAATGGTATATTTAACAATTCTGTAAATGTTTTAAGTCATATTTTAGGGATGGTTTCGATTAGTTTATTTTTGTTTACATTATGTAAAGTAAAAGCTGACAGTTTTGGGTTTGGAGATATAAAACTTTGTGCAGCTGCTGGTTTATATCTTGGTTTGAGTAATATGATTTGTGCTTTTATTATTGCGGTTATAGCAGCGGGAATTGCTGCACTATGCATTCTTATAAAAAAGAAAAAACTGAAAAATGTTAAAATGCCATTTGGACCATTTTTATGCTTTGGCTTTATGTTAGCTTCTTTATATGGGGAATGTATTGTAAACTGGTATTTTTCATTATATTAA
- a CDS encoding aminopeptidase P family protein gives MKITDKLTALRTLMKERGMYAYLIPTSDFHETEYVGEHFKARAYMSGFTGSQGTLLVCEDKAALWTDGRYFIQAENQLKGSTIELMRMGEEGVPSIDEYLKNTLHVKDCLGFDGRTMNTALVERISKKLEGKEIRFSCEEDLVGMIWEDRPALPKEKGFFLEEKYTGKSTKEKLEDIRKVMKEHKASCHIVTTLDDIAWILNMRGNDVKNYPVMLSYLIIEEEKAHLFVDETKLDDAIYKNLKENNIEIHAYNAIYSFVKTLDASCVMLDKNYVNYAITSALKESIEIVSMPNPSQMMKAMKNEVEQKMTLHAHIKDAVAVTKFMYWLKTNIGKTEISEISATEYLLNLRKQQDGFIEPSFNTITAYKDHGAMMHYSATEETNYVLQPEGLLLVDSGGQYLDGTTDITRTFVLGEISDEIRFHFTTTLRSNIALSKAKFLYGCRGMNLDILARGPLWDLNLDYKCGTGHGIGHVLNVHEGPNGFRWKIVPERNDSCVLEEGMIQSNEPGVYIEGSHGIRHENEMIVRKGEKNEYGQFMYLEPITFVPFDLDGVDTAYMTKYEIAWLNEYHAKVYDIVSPYLNNEEKEWLKHATRAI, from the coding sequence ATGAAAATTACAGATAAGTTAACAGCATTAAGAACATTGATGAAAGAAAGAGGAATGTATGCTTATTTGATACCAACATCCGATTTTCATGAAACCGAATATGTAGGAGAACATTTTAAGGCAAGAGCTTATATGTCTGGATTTACTGGTTCACAGGGAACTTTGCTGGTATGTGAAGATAAAGCAGCTTTATGGACAGATGGAAGATATTTTATTCAGGCAGAAAATCAGTTAAAAGGATCAACTATTGAACTAATGCGAATGGGAGAAGAAGGTGTTCCATCAATTGATGAATATCTAAAAAATACTTTGCATGTAAAGGATTGTCTTGGTTTTGATGGTCGTACGATGAATACTGCACTTGTAGAACGCATTTCTAAAAAACTGGAAGGAAAAGAAATTCGTTTTTCATGTGAAGAAGATTTGGTTGGAATGATTTGGGAAGATCGTCCTGCTCTTCCAAAGGAAAAAGGTTTCTTTTTAGAAGAAAAATACACAGGAAAAAGTACGAAGGAAAAACTGGAAGATATTCGAAAAGTAATGAAGGAACATAAAGCTTCTTGTCACATTGTTACAACACTGGATGACATTGCATGGATCTTAAATATGCGTGGAAACGATGTAAAAAATTATCCAGTTATGCTTTCTTATTTGATTATTGAAGAAGAAAAGGCACACCTGTTTGTAGATGAAACAAAACTGGATGATGCGATTTATAAGAATCTAAAAGAAAATAATATTGAAATACATGCGTATAATGCCATCTATTCTTTTGTAAAGACATTAGATGCAAGTTGTGTAATGCTTGATAAAAATTATGTGAATTATGCAATTACTTCTGCATTAAAAGAAAGTATAGAAATTGTATCTATGCCAAATCCTTCACAGATGATGAAAGCTATGAAAAATGAAGTTGAACAGAAAATGACACTTCATGCACATATAAAAGATGCAGTGGCAGTTACAAAATTTATGTATTGGCTGAAAACTAATATTGGGAAAACAGAAATTAGTGAAATAAGTGCTACCGAATATTTGTTGAATCTACGTAAACAGCAGGATGGCTTTATTGAACCAAGTTTTAATACTATCACTGCATATAAAGATCATGGTGCTATGATGCATTACAGTGCAACCGAAGAAACAAATTACGTGCTGCAGCCAGAAGGTCTTCTTTTGGTAGATAGTGGGGGTCAGTATCTAGATGGAACTACAGATATTACACGTACATTTGTGTTAGGTGAAATTAGTGATGAAATTCGTTTCCATTTCACAACAACGCTTCGCTCTAACATTGCTTTATCAAAAGCGAAATTCCTATATGGATGTAGAGGAATGAATTTGGATATTTTGGCAAGAGGACCATTATGGGATCTAAATCTTGATTATAAATGCGGTACAGGTCATGGCATTGGTCATGTGTTAAATGTGCATGAAGGACCAAATGGTTTCCGCTGGAAAATTGTTCCTGAAAGAAATGACAGCTGTGTATTAGAAGAAGGTATGATTCAGTCAAATGAACCTGGTGTTTATATTGAAGGGTCTCATGGAATTCGTCATGAAAATGAAATGATTGTTCGTAAAGGAGAAAAGAACGAATACGGACAGTTCATGTATTTAGAACCAATTACCTTTGTACCATTTGATTTGGATGGGGTTGACACAGCGTATATGACAAAATATGAAATTGCATGGTTGAATGAATATCATGCGAAAGTATATGACATTGTGTCTCCATATTTAAACAATGAAGAAAAAGAATGGCTGAAACATGCAACTAGAGCTATTTAA
- the gltX gene encoding glutamate--tRNA ligase produces MKKVRTRFAPSPTGYMHIGNLRTALFEYLIAKHDGGDFILRIEDTDQERLVEGAVDIIYDTMKQVGLHHDEGPDVGGEYGPYVQSERLPMYKKYADELVDLGGAHYCFCKEEDIEKQRKEAESLGISFKYDDPCKHISKEEARERIANGESYVVRQTIKHGGETYFDDEVYGRIEVDNNVLDESVLLKSDGYPTYNFANIIDDHQMGITHVVRGNEYLSSTPKYNLVYESYGWEIPTYVHVPPVMKDEQHKLSKRNGDASFQDLVKKGYLPEAILNYIALLGWSPETEQEIYTLDELIKVFDIKRISKSPAIFDIDKLTWMNGMYLRAMDIEKFYELAKPYIEESVHRPVDMLAVAKILQPRTDVLTSIPESIDFIDELPVYDNAMYIHKKMKTTYEIALKALKAAQEALSSLNDWSSEESVHDVLLSLPQKMEMKNGQILWPVRTAITGKQFTPGGAIEIAHILGKEETLRRIAIGIEKLEKEVQE; encoded by the coding sequence ATGAAAAAAGTAAGAACAAGATTTGCACCAAGTCCAACAGGATATATGCACATTGGGAATCTTCGTACTGCATTGTTTGAATATTTGATTGCAAAACATGATGGCGGAGATTTTATTTTACGTATTGAGGACACAGACCAGGAGCGTTTGGTCGAAGGTGCTGTGGATATTATTTATGATACAATGAAACAGGTTGGTTTACATCATGATGAAGGACCGGATGTTGGGGGAGAATATGGACCCTATGTTCAATCTGAAAGATTGCCAATGTATAAAAAATATGCAGATGAGCTTGTTGATTTAGGTGGGGCGCATTATTGTTTCTGTAAAGAAGAAGATATTGAAAAACAGCGTAAAGAAGCAGAATCTCTAGGTATTTCTTTTAAATATGATGATCCTTGTAAACATATCAGCAAAGAAGAGGCAAGAGAAAGAATAGCTAATGGAGAAAGCTATGTTGTACGTCAGACAATTAAACATGGTGGAGAAACCTATTTTGATGATGAAGTGTATGGAAGAATTGAAGTAGATAATAATGTACTTGATGAATCAGTTTTATTAAAATCTGATGGATATCCTACCTATAACTTTGCTAATATCATTGATGATCATCAGATGGGTATTACACATGTTGTACGTGGGAATGAGTATTTATCATCAACTCCTAAATATAATCTGGTATATGAATCTTATGGGTGGGAGATTCCAACCTATGTTCATGTACCACCAGTTATGAAGGATGAACAGCATAAACTAAGCAAACGTAATGGGGATGCCAGCTTCCAGGATTTAGTGAAAAAAGGCTATCTTCCTGAAGCAATTTTAAATTACATTGCATTGCTTGGATGGTCTCCGGAAACAGAACAGGAAATCTATACATTAGATGAGTTAATTAAAGTATTTGATATCAAACGTATTTCAAAATCACCAGCAATCTTTGATATTGATAAACTTACATGGATGAATGGAATGTATTTACGTGCTATGGATATTGAAAAGTTCTATGAACTGGCAAAACCTTATATTGAAGAATCTGTTCATCGTCCAGTGGATATGCTGGCAGTTGCGAAAATTTTGCAGCCTCGTACAGATGTGTTGACTTCCATTCCAGAAAGTATTGATTTTATTGATGAACTTCCAGTTTATGATAATGCTATGTATATTCATAAGAAAATGAAAACAACATATGAAATTGCATTGAAAGCATTAAAAGCAGCACAGGAAGCATTGTCTTCCTTAAATGACTGGTCAAGTGAAGAAAGTGTACATGATGTATTATTATCTTTGCCACAGAAAATGGAAATGAAAAATGGACAGATTTTATGGCCAGTTCGTACTGCAATTACAGGAAAACAATTTACACCAGGTGGAGCAATTGAAATTGCACATATTTTAGGAAAAGAAGAAACACTTCGCCGTATTGCAATCGGTATTGAAAAACTGGAAAAAGAAGTACAGGAATAA